The following coding sequences lie in one Thalassoglobus polymorphus genomic window:
- a CDS encoding arylsulfatase: MFRSSIALTTSFLYVVLHLISPLQAADQPNVVIVITDDQGYGDLSCHGNPVLKTPKIDELYAESVRLNDYHVSPTCSPTRAALLTGHWTNRTGVWHTIMGRSMIRENEVTMGQVFKDAGYATGMFGKWHLGDNYPYRPEDRGYTEVLRHGGGGVGQTPDYWDNAYFDGSYWHNGTPEPVKGFCTDVFFDYAKRFIREQKKAKKPFLAYISTNAPHGPMHSPEEFSEPYASLNNVGLQNFFGMIANIDHNVGQLRDFLDQEGLTENTIFIFTTDNGSSSGWRLFNADMRAGKGSMYDGGHRVPFFVHWPKGNLTGGRDVEPITAHVDVLPTLIELCKIAAPQNVKFDGRSIVPLLQDNATDWPDRILVTDSQRVKDPIKWRQSSVMTSKWRLINGKQLYDIKNDPGQESDVASGHPQVVERLTNFYDAWWEELLPTFSNATAIALGHPKDNPTRLTSHDWITTKMTPWNQSQVRKAMNGEENTGFWNVNVVEDGEYEFRLRRWPEEIDLPIDAPLPPGADVPGVKAYRTTPGKQIEPVRASIQIGEMIEKGEFKTTKIVKPGEKEIVFNLKLKAGKTRLTTLFKTDDGTEYGAYFVYVTKQPANKN, from the coding sequence ATGTTTCGATCTTCAATCGCCCTGACAACTTCGTTCCTCTACGTCGTGCTGCATTTGATCAGTCCGCTCCAGGCGGCGGATCAACCAAATGTGGTCATTGTGATCACCGATGATCAAGGGTACGGCGATCTTTCGTGTCACGGAAATCCCGTCTTGAAAACGCCGAAGATCGACGAACTCTACGCAGAGTCTGTGCGACTCAACGACTACCACGTTTCACCAACCTGCTCGCCAACGCGGGCAGCCTTGTTGACCGGACACTGGACAAATCGGACCGGTGTCTGGCACACGATCATGGGACGCTCAATGATTCGTGAAAACGAAGTCACCATGGGGCAGGTCTTCAAGGATGCGGGCTACGCCACGGGAATGTTCGGCAAATGGCACCTTGGCGACAACTACCCATATCGTCCGGAAGATCGAGGCTATACCGAAGTCCTGCGACATGGCGGAGGTGGCGTCGGACAAACTCCAGACTACTGGGACAACGCCTATTTCGATGGCAGCTACTGGCACAACGGAACCCCTGAGCCTGTGAAAGGGTTCTGCACTGATGTCTTCTTCGATTACGCCAAACGGTTTATACGTGAGCAGAAAAAGGCGAAGAAACCTTTTCTGGCTTACATATCGACGAACGCCCCACACGGACCGATGCACTCACCCGAGGAGTTCAGCGAACCGTATGCGTCACTCAATAACGTCGGTCTGCAAAACTTCTTCGGCATGATCGCCAATATCGATCACAATGTTGGGCAACTCCGAGATTTCCTTGATCAAGAAGGGCTGACCGAAAACACGATCTTCATTTTCACGACCGATAATGGATCGTCCTCCGGTTGGAGACTGTTCAACGCCGACATGCGTGCAGGGAAGGGGAGCATGTACGATGGCGGACATCGCGTCCCATTCTTTGTTCACTGGCCGAAAGGAAACCTGACCGGCGGTCGTGATGTGGAACCGATCACCGCTCATGTCGATGTGCTCCCCACGTTGATCGAGCTTTGCAAAATCGCTGCCCCTCAAAATGTAAAATTTGACGGTCGCAGCATCGTGCCGTTACTTCAAGATAATGCGACCGATTGGCCAGATCGAATTCTCGTTACCGACTCGCAGCGAGTCAAAGATCCGATCAAATGGCGACAGAGTTCAGTCATGACTTCAAAGTGGCGTCTCATCAACGGGAAGCAACTGTACGACATCAAGAATGATCCGGGACAAGAGTCAGATGTTGCCTCGGGGCACCCGCAAGTCGTCGAGCGATTGACCAACTTCTACGACGCGTGGTGGGAAGAACTGTTGCCAACTTTCAGCAATGCAACCGCGATCGCTCTGGGACACCCCAAGGACAATCCCACGCGATTGACTTCACATGATTGGATCACGACAAAAATGACTCCGTGGAACCAAAGCCAGGTTCGCAAAGCGATGAACGGAGAGGAGAACACTGGCTTTTGGAACGTCAACGTTGTTGAAGATGGAGAATACGAGTTTCGATTACGTCGCTGGCCAGAGGAAATCGACCTCCCCATCGACGCACCACTCCCCCCCGGAGCAGATGTCCCCGGCGTGAAAGCTTACCGAACAACACCGGGAAAGCAGATCGAACCTGTTCGAGCATCGATCCAAATCGGCGAGATGATAGAAAAAGGTGAATTCAAAACAACAAAGATCGTCAAACCGGGAGAGAAGGAAATTGTCTTCAACCTGAAATTGAAAGCGGGCAAAACCCGTTTAACAACTCTGTTCAAGACTGATGATGGGACTGAGTACGGTGCGTACTTTGTGTATGTCACAAAGCAGCCAGCCAACAAAAATTGA